From a region of the Dickeya poaceiphila genome:
- a CDS encoding phage major capsid protein, P2 family: protein MENTTRNLFDQYISRQAQLNGVQPNAVAMTFSVEPAIQQRMEQAAQESDEFLKQINVFGVKDQEGQKILIGSKGPIASTNNSSDGTSRRNPTDNHSKEPNDYHCRKVNYDSAVSYPQLDVWASQPNFQALISQANARQIGLDRIMIGFNGTTYAEKSNRSANPLLQDCGVGWLQKIRNDAGHRIIKNVTLTARDEDNKIVTKGTYGNLDTAVFDAKNSLLDPWHRRAPDLVVIMASDLLTSSNFPRLNALSQSNPNTELLAGQLIVSQERVGGLPTFLAPYFPSNAVLITSFKNLSVYYLLGALRRSIVEEPEYNRVATYQSSNDDFVVEDYGKVALIDGIQFAQAAVDGQ, encoded by the coding sequence ATGGAAAACACGACCCGTAACCTTTTTGATCAGTATATTTCACGTCAGGCGCAGCTTAACGGGGTGCAGCCGAATGCCGTGGCGATGACCTTCAGCGTCGAACCGGCCATCCAGCAGCGTATGGAGCAGGCCGCACAGGAAAGCGATGAATTCCTGAAACAGATTAACGTGTTTGGCGTGAAGGATCAGGAAGGTCAGAAAATCCTGATCGGTAGCAAAGGGCCGATTGCCAGCACCAACAACAGCAGCGACGGCACGTCCCGCCGCAATCCGACTGACAACCATTCTAAAGAGCCTAACGACTATCATTGCCGTAAGGTGAATTATGACTCGGCAGTCAGCTACCCGCAGTTGGATGTCTGGGCATCACAGCCTAACTTTCAGGCGCTGATCAGCCAGGCCAATGCGCGGCAAATCGGCCTTGACCGCATCATGATCGGTTTCAACGGTACCACCTATGCCGAGAAATCCAACCGTAGCGCCAATCCGCTGTTGCAGGATTGCGGTGTCGGCTGGCTGCAAAAAATCCGCAACGATGCGGGGCACCGCATTATCAAAAACGTCACGCTGACCGCCCGCGACGAAGACAACAAGATTGTCACCAAAGGCACCTACGGCAACCTCGACACCGCTGTGTTTGACGCCAAAAACAGCCTGCTGGATCCGTGGCATCGCAGGGCACCGGATCTGGTGGTGATCATGGCGTCCGACCTGCTGACGTCCAGCAACTTTCCGCGCCTTAATGCACTGAGCCAGAGCAACCCCAATACCGAGTTGCTGGCCGGTCAGTTGATTGTCAGTCAGGAGCGTGTGGGCGGTCTGCCGACCTTCCTGGCACCGTACTTCCCGTCCAACGCGGTGCTGATCACCTCGTTCAAGAATCTGTCGGTGTACTACCTGTTGGGGGCGCTGCGCCGCAGCATCGTGGAAGAACCGGAGTACAACCGGGTCGCCACCTACCAGTCGTCCAACGATGATTTTGTGGTGGAGGACTACGGCAAGGTCGCCCTGATCGACGGGATTCAGTTTGCGCAGGCAGCAGTCGACGGCCAGTAA
- a CDS encoding HP1 family phage holin, whose amino-acid sequence MGLNDLQRLNDGVTYGLSVMVTGIGVMTVSEKVALAGLVIGVVTAWRAWLFRRRIERAQRRRNELIEQILQQSERRTLNTSERRAVAILHQGDVDDENRD is encoded by the coding sequence ATGGGATTAAACGATCTTCAGCGCCTCAATGATGGGGTGACCTATGGCCTGTCCGTGATGGTGACCGGCATCGGGGTGATGACCGTCAGTGAAAAAGTTGCGCTGGCGGGCCTGGTTATCGGTGTTGTCACCGCGTGGCGTGCCTGGTTGTTCCGGCGTCGTATCGAGCGCGCACAGCGACGCCGCAATGAACTGATTGAACAGATTTTACAGCAGTCCGAGCGCCGCACGCTGAATACATCGGAACGCCGTGCGGTGGCTATTTTGCATCAGGGTGACGTTGACGATGAAAACCGCGATTAA
- a CDS encoding head completion/stabilization protein gives MSLVAQKRVSDSGDVPEIDDGAAAVSTGAFWPVIVLRDLRLAARITGGITTTRLMHVTTEAVVHVTDQLASWQQTQQATGYAALADVPAGQVNGESIKVYRFRRAVYAIARALLLEGYRDVDTTAKGDKATDTFDNQRDDLWRDARWSIADIRGAQRLFAELC, from the coding sequence ATGAGCCTGGTAGCTCAAAAACGTGTCAGCGACAGCGGTGACGTACCGGAGATTGACGACGGCGCGGCGGCAGTCAGCACCGGGGCGTTCTGGCCGGTGATCGTCCTGCGTGATCTGCGCCTGGCCGCCCGCATCACCGGCGGTATCACCACCACCCGCCTGATGCACGTCACCACGGAAGCGGTGGTGCATGTGACTGACCAGCTGGCGAGCTGGCAGCAGACGCAACAGGCCACCGGATATGCCGCACTGGCGGACGTTCCGGCCGGACAGGTCAACGGCGAAAGTATCAAGGTGTACCGCTTCAGGCGTGCGGTTTATGCCATCGCCCGTGCGCTGTTGCTGGAGGGATACCGCGATGTGGATACCACGGCCAAAGGCGACAAGGCAACAGACACCTTTGATAACCAGCGTGACGATTTATGGCGTGATGCGCGCTGGAGCATCGCCGATATACGCGGTGCCCAGCGGCTTTTTGCGGAGTTGTGCTGA
- a CDS encoding lysozyme codes for MKTAIKRCSIALIVALGVTLSPGTLRTSPEAQQKTASWEDCRASSYYCPAGVLTVGIGSTGNVQNRAYSNDEIARRWVNDMQRAENCVNGNFNGAAMPQSAFEAMTDTAFNLGCSGLMWFTNRQGSKQRTTIWKHAQAHEWPAMCERLTDFVNSGGQRSTGLVNRRSDFKAWCLRDLAGVP; via the coding sequence ATGAAAACCGCGATTAAACGCTGTTCGATTGCGCTGATTGTGGCGCTCGGCGTCACGCTGTCCCCCGGCACCCTGCGCACGTCGCCGGAAGCACAGCAGAAAACGGCCAGTTGGGAAGACTGCCGGGCGTCGTCGTATTACTGCCCCGCCGGTGTGCTGACGGTGGGCATTGGTTCTACCGGTAACGTGCAAAACCGGGCGTACAGCAATGACGAGATCGCCCGCCGCTGGGTCAACGATATGCAGCGAGCAGAGAACTGCGTCAACGGTAATTTTAATGGTGCTGCCATGCCGCAATCGGCGTTCGAAGCCATGACCGACACGGCGTTTAACCTCGGTTGCAGTGGCCTGATGTGGTTTACCAACCGGCAGGGCAGCAAGCAGCGTACCACCATCTGGAAACATGCGCAGGCGCACGAATGGCCTGCAATGTGTGAGCGGCTGACCGATTTTGTCAACAGCGGCGGCCAGCGCTCCACCGGGCTGGTCAATCGTCGCAGCGACTTTAAAGCCTGGTGCCTGCGTGATCTGGCGGGTGTGCCATGA
- a CDS encoding DUF2570 domain-containing protein: MKLTATLAVLLVLAVSGVLWQTYQRGIDRAHTEALTDSAQQQRELLTEFRALADDARNVLAQVREREQQRYAEGEERREKMREGMQPDTCANTVVPVAVSDSLQKRAAVQRADTARPGTAQPDGTHTDARTENTGDLGRGRALE, translated from the coding sequence ATGAAGCTGACCGCCACCCTTGCCGTGCTGCTGGTGCTGGCCGTCAGTGGTGTGCTCTGGCAAACCTACCAACGCGGCATTGACCGGGCACATACCGAGGCACTGACCGACAGCGCTCAACAACAGCGCGAGCTGTTAACCGAATTTCGGGCACTGGCCGACGATGCCAGAAACGTGCTGGCACAGGTGCGCGAGCGTGAGCAACAACGTTATGCCGAAGGGGAAGAACGCCGTGAAAAGATGCGTGAGGGGATGCAGCCCGATACGTGCGCTAACACTGTGGTGCCTGTTGCTGTCAGCGACAGCCTGCAAAAACGCGCCGCCGTCCAGCGTGCAGATACTGCACGACCCGGTACCGCCCAGCCTGACGGCACCCACACCGACGCCCGTACTGAAAACACCGGTGACCTGGGGCGCGGTCGCGCTTTGGAGTGA
- a CDS encoding GPO family capsid scaffolding protein, translating to MSGTAKPTRKKFRVAVSGSTVDGREIGRDHLYAMAESYNPQVYGARVNVEHILSPYPGSDFSAMGDVIALSAEDITDGPLKGRAALYAEIEPTERMKQLTGEGKKIYSSIEIDPQFAATGKPYLRGLAMTDTPASLGTDRLKFAAQQRAQVQAFNNLPGEPVMFTEAMEAELVELSEQHSDEGKQWFSRVMGIIGKGRKSDSEQFNQMREAVENVAQSHADLLDSFNTLKTQQQQDSRTIQTLTSELAALTQKLATQDNSYSQRPAASGGNSGAQLADF from the coding sequence ATGAGCGGTACAGCTAAACCGACCCGCAAAAAATTCCGGGTTGCCGTCTCCGGCTCCACCGTTGACGGGCGTGAAATCGGACGCGACCACCTCTATGCAATGGCGGAAAGCTACAACCCGCAGGTATACGGTGCCCGCGTTAACGTTGAGCATATTCTTTCTCCCTATCCGGGCAGTGATTTCAGTGCGATGGGTGATGTTATTGCGCTAAGCGCGGAAGACATCACCGACGGCCCGCTAAAAGGCCGTGCCGCGTTGTATGCGGAAATCGAACCCACCGAGCGAATGAAGCAGCTCACCGGCGAAGGGAAGAAGATTTATTCCAGTATCGAAATCGACCCGCAGTTTGCCGCGACCGGCAAGCCGTATCTGCGCGGCCTGGCGATGACGGATACCCCGGCCAGCCTGGGCACCGATCGCCTGAAATTCGCCGCACAACAACGGGCACAGGTGCAGGCATTCAACAATCTGCCCGGTGAGCCGGTCATGTTCACCGAAGCGATGGAAGCGGAGCTGGTCGAGCTGTCCGAACAGCACAGCGACGAGGGGAAGCAATGGTTTTCCCGCGTGATGGGGATTATCGGCAAAGGCCGTAAATCGGACAGTGAGCAGTTTAACCAGATGCGTGAGGCGGTGGAAAACGTTGCCCAGTCCCATGCTGACCTGCTGGACAGTTTCAACACGTTGAAAACCCAACAACAGCAGGACAGCCGAACCATTCAGACGCTGACCAGCGAACTGGCCGCACTCACGCAAAAGCTGGCGACGCAGGATAACAGTTACAGCCAGCGCCCAGCAGCCAGCGGCGGCAACAGCGGCGCGCAACTGGCTGACTTTTAA
- the gpM gene encoding phage terminase small subunit has product MLTPAQRHFQRVMAERRGQADTETVVSRTAHEQILHRLRLHQATLKQVQSDATKAEMKKAMLPEYDGWIDGTLEGDSGRQDEVIVTLMVWAIDCQDSALTLRLGRYVVKHGLSLPADKFRRDAVTVLAEEVSNPVLTLATTDADADLSGYTAVLDEVAAIVDGKDMPDEVRAKLCKARAFSRRAAVDAQTKAEALTLFREAMARNPNAGVKREIATLTRELKKLMPGSSNEPEDGPPGDDETTTETPPAASADATQPAVKKAAVRNTTARKTTRPTGKSKAARQSAKR; this is encoded by the coding sequence ATGCTGACACCGGCACAACGACATTTTCAGCGGGTCATGGCCGAGCGCCGGGGCCAGGCGGACACCGAAACGGTGGTGTCACGCACTGCCCATGAGCAAATCCTTCACCGTCTGCGCCTGCATCAGGCCACGCTGAAACAGGTGCAATCTGATGCGACCAAAGCAGAGATGAAAAAAGCCATGCTGCCGGAATATGACGGCTGGATTGATGGCACGCTGGAAGGCGACAGCGGCCGACAGGATGAAGTGATCGTCACCCTGATGGTATGGGCGATTGACTGCCAGGATAGCGCACTGACACTGAGGCTGGGGCGTTACGTCGTTAAGCATGGCCTGTCTTTGCCTGCCGACAAGTTCCGCCGCGATGCGGTAACGGTACTGGCTGAGGAAGTGAGCAACCCGGTGTTGACGCTGGCAACCACCGATGCAGATGCCGACCTGAGCGGGTATACCGCCGTGCTGGATGAAGTGGCCGCGATTGTGGATGGCAAAGACATGCCGGATGAAGTGCGCGCCAAGTTGTGCAAAGCCCGCGCCTTCTCACGCCGTGCGGCAGTGGATGCACAAACCAAAGCTGAGGCACTGACACTGTTCCGGGAAGCGATGGCCCGCAATCCGAACGCGGGAGTGAAACGGGAGATCGCCACCCTGACGCGGGAGCTGAAAAAGCTCATGCCGGGCAGCAGTAACGAGCCGGAAGACGGCCCACCCGGCGACGATGAAACGACCACGGAGACACCGCCTGCGGCTTCAGCCGACGCCACGCAGCCAGCGGTAAAAAAAGCCGCCGTGCGTAACACCACGGCGCGGAAAACCACACGGCCGACGGGCAAAAGTAAAGCCGCCCGTCAGTCTGCCAAACGTTAA
- the lysC gene encoding Rz1-like lysis system protein LysC: protein MLHDPVPPSLTAPTPTPVLKTPVTWGAVALWSDQLLDALDTCNADKAAINDLYLRRLQRLKDAAATP from the coding sequence ATACTGCACGACCCGGTACCGCCCAGCCTGACGGCACCCACACCGACGCCCGTACTGAAAACACCGGTGACCTGGGGCGCGGTCGCGCTTTGGAGTGATCAGCTGTTGGATGCGCTGGACACCTGCAATGCAGACAAGGCCGCCATCAACGATTTATACCTGCGTCGTCTTCAGCGCCTGAAGGACGCCGCCGCCACACCATAG
- a CDS encoding tail protein X: MVVRALQGDTVDLLCYRHYGTSAGVTEQVIAANPGLSRQMFLAAGQAITLPDIPRQTEQETVQLWD, translated from the coding sequence ATGGTGGTCCGGGCGCTTCAGGGCGATACGGTGGACTTGCTCTGTTATCGCCATTACGGCACATCCGCCGGTGTCACCGAGCAGGTGATCGCCGCCAATCCGGGGTTAAGCCGCCAGATGTTTCTGGCAGCCGGGCAGGCTATCACGCTGCCTGATATTCCCCGTCAGACAGAACAGGAAACGGTGCAGTTATGGGATTAA